Proteins found in one Salinimonas lutimaris genomic segment:
- a CDS encoding DUF2358 domain-containing protein — protein sequence MPLIEEFCSIYRDLTKISSSDLQRIYTNNVEFIDPITTHHGLGEVQQYFANLKDVATSCEFTIFDVVHCADNPAGISHVLNWEMKLVLNKPHKCVFLTGTTQLKQNEDGFYYHRDFYDLGEMVYEHVPVLGWCVKAIKRKLAS from the coding sequence ATGCCACTGATTGAAGAATTTTGTTCCATATATCGAGACCTTACAAAAATTTCATCTTCAGATTTGCAGCGTATCTATACTAACAATGTAGAATTCATCGACCCTATTACCACGCATCATGGTCTGGGCGAGGTTCAGCAATACTTTGCGAATTTGAAAGACGTCGCTACCTCATGCGAATTTACTATTTTTGATGTTGTGCATTGCGCTGATAACCCGGCCGGGATTTCACATGTACTCAACTGGGAGATGAAGCTGGTGTTAAATAAGCCACATAAATGTGTATTTTTAACTGGTACAACACAGCTAAAACAAAATGAAGACGGCTTTTATTATCACCGTGATTTTTATGATTTAGGTGAAATGGTGTACGAACATGTTCCGGTACTGGGATGGTGTGTTAAAGCAATTAAAAGGAAACTGGCGTCATGA
- the xseB gene encoding exodeoxyribonuclease VII small subunit: protein MSDAKTAPSFEESLSELETIVNQMESGDLPLNEALQKFERGIALSRQSQQALENAEQKVKILLAEQGEEALSDLNTDSNA from the coding sequence GTGAGTGACGCAAAAACCGCCCCTTCATTTGAAGAAAGCCTGTCTGAACTGGAAACCATTGTAAATCAGATGGAATCTGGCGATTTGCCGCTAAACGAGGCGCTGCAAAAGTTTGAGCGTGGCATCGCGCTGTCCAGACAAAGTCAGCAAGCGCTGGAAAACGCCGAGCAAAAAGTGAAAATTTTGCTGGCCGAGCAAGGCGAAGAAGCCCTGTCTGATTTAAATACCGACAGCAACGCCTAA
- a CDS encoding SAM-dependent methyltransferase: protein MSHGETVVSLAPTGSAIDRSCRTMFLNVMRILPEGYMEIRERGETIAAFGDKQDPLKAVIDIQHIQAYRRLLLGGSIAAGETYMDDLWRSPDLTSVIRIFARNLPFLDKWEDKFKWVTMPLHKVQHFFRRNTTDQAKKNIEAHYDLGNRLYTRFLDQSMMYSSAIYPDINSTLAQAQEHKLRTICNKLQLQPDDHLVEIGTGWGGLAVFAAKHYGCRVTTTTISEEQHDYARQWIDREGLSNQITLLKKDYRLLEGQYDKLVSIEMIEAVGKRYLGNFFAKCSSLLKPEGLMVLQSITIDDRRFESYANSVDFIQKYIFPGGFLPSQLVINEALRKHCDLSIRDVEDIGLDYARTLDDWYQAFMSAKEALLTDGYDDKFVRMWTYYLKYCEGGFLERTISTVQLVMTKPHCRQPLSRG from the coding sequence ATGTCACACGGTGAAACAGTTGTTAGTTTAGCACCCACTGGTTCAGCCATTGACCGCAGTTGCCGGACGATGTTTTTGAACGTCATGCGTATTTTGCCGGAAGGCTATATGGAAATCCGGGAGCGAGGCGAAACGATTGCGGCTTTTGGCGATAAGCAGGACCCGTTAAAAGCGGTAATTGATATTCAGCACATTCAGGCATACCGCAGACTGCTGCTTGGCGGGAGTATCGCGGCCGGTGAAACTTACATGGACGATTTATGGCGCAGCCCTGATCTGACATCGGTGATCCGCATCTTTGCCCGCAATCTGCCTTTTCTGGATAAATGGGAAGATAAATTCAAGTGGGTTACCATGCCCCTGCATAAAGTGCAGCATTTCTTTCGCCGTAATACTACCGACCAGGCCAAGAAGAACATTGAAGCTCACTATGATTTGGGCAACCGGTTATATACTCGCTTTTTAGACCAGAGCATGATGTATTCTTCTGCTATCTATCCGGATATTAACAGCACTCTGGCCCAGGCCCAGGAGCACAAGTTACGGACCATCTGTAACAAGCTGCAGTTACAACCAGACGACCACCTGGTGGAAATTGGTACCGGCTGGGGTGGTCTGGCGGTTTTTGCCGCTAAGCATTATGGTTGCCGGGTCACCACCACCACCATTTCTGAAGAGCAGCATGACTACGCCCGTCAGTGGATAGACCGGGAGGGGCTGAGCAATCAAATCACCCTGTTGAAAAAAGACTACCGACTGCTGGAAGGCCAGTACGACAAACTGGTCTCCATTGAGATGATTGAGGCAGTCGGCAAACGGTATCTGGGCAACTTTTTTGCCAAATGCAGCAGCCTGCTGAAACCAGAAGGGCTGATGGTACTGCAGTCCATCACTATTGACGATCGGCGGTTTGAAAGTTATGCAAACAGCGTGGACTTCATCCAGAAATACATCTTCCCGGGAGGCTTTCTGCCCTCACAGCTAGTGATAAATGAGGCGCTCAGAAAACACTGTGATTTGTCCATCCGCGATGTGGAGGATATCGGCCTGGATTATGCCCGCACGCTGGACGACTGGTATCAGGCATTTATGAGTGCCAAAGAAGCCTTACTGACCGATGGCTATGACGATAAGTTTGTCAGAATGTGGACATACTATCTTAAATACTGTGAAGGAGGCTTTTTAGAGCGCACCATCAGCACGGTACAGCTGGTCATGACCAAACCTCACTGCCGACAACCCCTGTCCCGCGGGTAA
- a CDS encoding DUF1365 domain-containing protein has translation MTESGIYHGTVYHERFMPTRHRFTYQIYLLWLNTAELETLSHDVKHFSSMHRALVEFRRSDYVGDESVSVQQAVLAKIESESGLKVEGDVFFLGQPRTFGLYFSPVNFYFVRPYGQTRFSHMLAEVSNTPWNERHYYVVDLRTQEDTEKQFHVSPFNPIEMTYQWRIGQPGKRFAMAMDCLQSKRDFTAALQLERVPLTSKSLRGALLRIPGMTVKTVAGIYWEALKLWLKRTPVYTHPDSK, from the coding sequence GTGACCGAAAGCGGTATTTACCATGGCACAGTGTATCACGAACGCTTTATGCCCACCCGGCACCGCTTTACCTATCAGATTTACCTGTTATGGTTAAATACAGCGGAGCTGGAAACCTTAAGCCATGATGTTAAACATTTTTCATCCATGCACCGGGCACTTGTTGAATTTCGTAGAAGTGATTATGTTGGCGACGAGTCGGTAAGCGTGCAACAGGCAGTATTAGCCAAGATTGAATCAGAGAGCGGCCTGAAGGTGGAGGGCGATGTGTTTTTTCTTGGTCAGCCACGTACATTTGGCCTGTATTTCAGTCCGGTTAATTTTTATTTTGTCCGGCCATACGGCCAGACACGTTTTAGTCATATGCTGGCCGAGGTCTCAAACACGCCCTGGAATGAACGTCACTACTATGTGGTTGATTTACGCACTCAGGAAGACACCGAAAAACAGTTTCATGTGTCGCCCTTCAACCCCATCGAGATGACTTACCAGTGGCGGATTGGCCAGCCTGGCAAACGGTTTGCCATGGCCATGGACTGTTTACAGTCAAAGCGCGATTTTACCGCAGCATTACAATTAGAACGGGTTCCCCTTACCAGCAAATCCTTACGAGGCGCGCTGCTGAGGATCCCAGGTATGACAGTGAAAACTGTAGCGGGTATTTACTGGGAGGCACTGAAGCTCTGGCTAAAGCGCACACCCGTGTATACCCATCCCGATAGTAAGTAG
- a CDS encoding SDR family NAD(P)-dependent oxidoreductase: MKTMLITGATSGIGEELAHQAAAAGYQVIACGRNEEKLAQLSAIENISTLQFDITSADDCARALSGVSADVVVLNAGTCEYVDIDDFQTDMFRRVFEANFFGVVNCVNGLLPALRKDNKLVIVDSMARLFPFTRTQAYGSSKAALHYFTKSLEVDLFDKGIKVQAVSPGFVETPLTEQNDFDMPMLISVERAASDMLKGIEKDRQSIFFPTRFGWIMRFLHILPTALQRKLSLAMRNKQ, from the coding sequence ATGAAAACCATGCTGATCACCGGCGCAACCTCTGGCATAGGTGAAGAACTGGCGCATCAGGCTGCCGCTGCCGGATACCAGGTTATTGCCTGTGGTCGTAACGAGGAGAAACTGGCGCAACTTAGCGCCATAGAAAATATCTCTACCCTGCAGTTTGATATCACATCCGCCGATGATTGTGCCCGGGCACTGTCCGGGGTCAGTGCCGATGTTGTGGTACTCAATGCCGGTACGTGTGAATACGTCGATATCGACGATTTTCAGACCGATATGTTCAGACGGGTGTTTGAAGCTAATTTTTTTGGTGTGGTGAATTGTGTTAACGGGTTACTACCTGCTCTGAGAAAAGATAACAAGCTGGTGATTGTTGATAGCATGGCCCGGCTGTTCCCTTTCACCCGCACACAGGCCTACGGCTCAAGTAAAGCGGCGCTGCATTATTTCACTAAGTCGCTGGAAGTTGACCTTTTTGATAAAGGTATAAAGGTGCAGGCCGTGTCGCCCGGCTTTGTAGAAACTCCGCTCACCGAGCAAAATGACTTTGATATGCCTATGCTTATCAGTGTAGAGCGGGCAGCCAGTGATATGCTCAAAGGCATTGAGAAAGATCGCCAGAGTATATTTTTCCCCACTCGCTTTGGCTGGATTATGCGGTTTTTACATATTCTACCCACGGCATTACAGCGCAAGCTGTCACTCGCCATGCGCAACAAGCAATAG
- a CDS encoding flagellar motor protein MotB → MAQQEECPKCPPEGLPAWMGTFADLMSLLMCFFVLLLAFSEMDVLKFKQIAGSMKYAFGVQNKIEVKDIPKGTSVIAMEFRPGKPDPTPIETIQQQTIEMTQQMLEFQAGDEDSAGGRQKQRGEQRGGQAQQTASDSAASAEASADKEQVSEMMKKVAEQLQKEIVDGSLEMESLGQQLTIRIRENGSFAAGSAFLQPQFKPVLKKVGAILADMPGEIEISGHSDGQHIANELYRSNWDLSAQRAVAVAEELRRAPGFDENRMKVVGKANTHPLVEKPQTTAERARNRRVEITINQGKALESKPISVLNN, encoded by the coding sequence ATGGCGCAGCAAGAAGAATGTCCGAAATGCCCTCCTGAAGGGCTTCCTGCCTGGATGGGAACCTTTGCCGACTTGATGTCGCTGTTGATGTGCTTCTTTGTGTTGCTACTGGCATTTTCTGAAATGGATGTGCTGAAATTTAAACAGATTGCCGGCTCCATGAAATATGCGTTCGGGGTACAAAATAAAATTGAGGTTAAAGATATACCCAAAGGCACCTCGGTCATAGCGATGGAATTTCGCCCGGGTAAACCGGACCCCACACCTATCGAAACGATTCAGCAGCAGACTATTGAAATGACCCAGCAGATGCTGGAGTTTCAGGCTGGTGATGAAGACTCTGCCGGCGGCCGCCAGAAACAGCGGGGCGAGCAGCGAGGCGGACAGGCCCAGCAAACCGCCAGTGATTCTGCCGCTTCTGCTGAGGCCAGTGCAGATAAAGAGCAGGTCAGCGAAATGATGAAAAAAGTCGCTGAGCAACTGCAAAAAGAAATTGTTGATGGTTCGCTGGAAATGGAAAGTCTGGGCCAGCAACTGACAATCCGTATTCGGGAAAACGGGTCTTTTGCCGCGGGTTCCGCTTTTTTGCAACCGCAATTTAAACCGGTACTGAAAAAGGTCGGAGCTATTTTGGCTGACATGCCCGGTGAAATTGAGATTTCTGGTCACAGCGATGGACAGCATATTGCTAATGAGCTTTACCGGTCTAACTGGGACTTATCTGCACAGCGGGCGGTGGCGGTGGCAGAGGAATTGCGCCGGGCGCCAGGGTTTGATGAAAATCGGATGAAAGTCGTGGGCAAAGCCAATACGCACCCACTGGTCGAAAAACCCCAGACCACTGCAGAGCGCGCCCGAAACCGCCGGGTAGAGATCACGATTAATCAGGGTAAGGCGCTGGAGTCAAAACCCATTTCGGTATTAAACAACTAG
- a CDS encoding NAD(P)/FAD-dependent oxidoreductase, with protein MTKPKVAIIGTGISGLTCGHLLHTEHDITVYEANDYIGGHTATKPVSLRGETLNIDTGFIVFNDWTYPNFIKLMDKLGVSKQPTEMSFSVHASQSDIEYNGNNLNTLFAQRRNILRPRFWRIVKDILAFNKQCKALIDANTNVEGKTLFGYIQELGLSDDFANFYILPMCAAIWSASLEQTRQFPLTFFLQFFNNHGLLNVNHRPQWYTLIGGSSSYIKPLTQGFEQHIRLNCPVHTVQRSSQNPTKWAVTCAADTEEFDHVIFACHSDQALAMLSEPEQAHQDILGSIPYADNDVVLHTDIRQLPERRLAWASWNYRLTESVEEASRPATVTYDMNILQRLDSQATFCVTLNNTAQIDPQKIIGQYTYAHPQYSHNMVSAQQRRDEICGRDNLHFCGAYWYNGFHEDGVNSALDVARRFGATL; from the coding sequence ATGACAAAACCTAAAGTTGCCATTATCGGAACAGGGATATCCGGGCTGACCTGTGGCCACCTGTTACACACCGAACACGATATTACCGTGTATGAAGCCAACGATTATATTGGTGGTCATACTGCTACCAAACCGGTATCGCTGCGAGGCGAAACACTGAATATTGATACCGGCTTTATTGTGTTTAATGACTGGACCTATCCAAACTTTATCAAGCTGATGGACAAGCTCGGGGTGAGCAAACAACCGACCGAAATGAGTTTTTCGGTGCATGCCAGTCAGTCTGACATTGAATATAACGGCAACAACCTGAATACGCTGTTTGCCCAGCGCCGCAATATTCTGCGCCCCAGATTCTGGCGCATTGTTAAAGATATCCTGGCCTTTAATAAGCAATGCAAAGCCTTGATTGATGCAAACACCAATGTGGAGGGCAAGACGCTTTTTGGCTACATACAAGAGCTTGGCCTGAGTGACGATTTTGCCAACTTCTATATTCTACCGATGTGCGCAGCCATCTGGTCAGCAAGTCTGGAACAGACACGGCAGTTTCCGCTGACCTTCTTTTTGCAGTTTTTTAATAACCACGGTCTGTTAAATGTTAACCACCGGCCACAGTGGTATACCCTGATTGGCGGCTCGTCTTCTTATATCAAACCCTTAACTCAGGGATTTGAACAACACATCCGGTTGAATTGTCCGGTGCATACGGTTCAGCGCAGCAGCCAGAACCCCACCAAATGGGCGGTTACCTGCGCCGCTGACACCGAGGAATTCGATCACGTTATTTTTGCCTGTCACAGCGATCAGGCGCTGGCTATGCTCAGTGAGCCTGAGCAGGCTCACCAGGATATTCTGGGCAGTATTCCCTATGCCGATAATGACGTAGTACTGCACACCGATATCCGACAACTGCCGGAGCGTCGCCTGGCCTGGGCAAGCTGGAATTACCGGCTGACCGAAAGCGTTGAGGAAGCCAGCCGGCCGGCTACCGTCACGTATGATATGAATATTTTGCAGCGCCTCGACAGTCAGGCCACCTTTTGTGTCACCCTGAACAATACTGCCCAGATAGATCCGCAGAAGATTATTGGCCAGTACACCTACGCGCATCCTCAGTATAGTCATAATATGGTCAGTGCCCAGCAGCGACGCGATGAGATCTGTGGTCGCGACAATCTGCATTTTTGTGGCGCGTACTGGTACAACGGCTTTCACGAAGACGGGGTTAACAGCGCGCTGGACGTAGCCAGACGCTTTGGAGCCACCCTGTGA
- the pomA gene encoding flagellar motor protein PomA, with translation MDLATVIGMLGGIGFIVMAMVLGGDLSMFVDVPSVLIVFCGSIFVVMSQFTLGQFFTVGKVAGKAFMFKIDSPDELIEKIVEMADAARKGGFLALEEAEISNPFMQKGVDMLVDGHDIEVVRDTLAKDITMTTERHEFGVTIFKGLGDVAPAMGMIGTLIGLVAMLSNMDDPKAIGPAMAVALLTTLYGAFLANVICLPIASKLANRVEEEKLNQKLVLDGIVGIADGQNPRVIEGILKNYLAANKRGSTEEE, from the coding sequence GTGGATTTAGCAACCGTCATAGGCATGTTGGGAGGCATTGGCTTTATTGTCATGGCCATGGTCCTGGGTGGCGACCTGAGCATGTTTGTCGATGTACCCTCAGTACTGATCGTATTTTGTGGCTCTATCTTTGTTGTGATGTCCCAGTTCACTCTGGGGCAGTTCTTTACCGTAGGGAAAGTCGCCGGCAAGGCCTTTATGTTCAAAATCGACAGCCCGGACGAGCTGATCGAAAAAATTGTTGAAATGGCTGATGCTGCCCGTAAAGGCGGCTTTCTGGCTTTGGAAGAAGCCGAAATTTCGAACCCGTTTATGCAAAAAGGGGTCGACATGCTGGTTGATGGCCATGATATTGAAGTGGTACGCGACACCCTGGCCAAGGATATTACGATGACCACCGAGCGCCACGAGTTCGGGGTGACCATATTCAAAGGGCTGGGCGATGTGGCACCGGCCATGGGAATGATTGGTACCCTGATTGGCCTGGTGGCGATGCTGTCTAACATGGATGACCCGAAAGCCATCGGGCCGGCCATGGCGGTAGCCTTGTTAACCACTCTGTATGGTGCGTTTCTGGCTAACGTAATCTGTCTGCCAATAGCCTCAAAACTGGCTAACCGGGTAGAAGAGGAAAAACTGAACCAGAAGCTGGTGCTTGATGGCATTGTAGGTATTGCTGATGGCCAGAACCCACGGGTCATTGAAGGTATTTTGAAAAACTACCTGGCCGCCAACAAACGTGGCAGCACCGAAGAGGAATAA